In the Longimicrobiales bacterium genome, one interval contains:
- a CDS encoding carboxypeptidase regulatory-like domain-containing protein: protein MQIDRWISAILVAAALAATSAQVLEAQVGTVQGRVRDEEGSAVYGVTIRIMSGGTTLVAADTDRLGQFRFEFDRSGIYRLLVQGLGYAELDETVTLAAGETIELDLRVNRQAIAMEGISVEAERSRERVRFEEVGGATVREIDLADLRSLPGVIEADPIRAVEVLPGVVSTSDFSASYHVRGGSADQNLILLDGVPIFSPFHLGGFFSVFNADMLDRAELQSGGFAAEHGGRVSSVLQIESDAGDGETKIDAGISLLATRIAVGGRLPDGVANALGMANLKWRASGRRSYFDVLLKPAFEFPYHLTDAQTVMEGWTHAGDRVMLTGYTGADVLDLTRFDPEDFPLRIDWDWGNDAAGVRWTRARRGGGSLDVRANFSRYGTGLNFPDFGDTQFSSHIQQAQARVDLDTRPSAKLGLKVGAALEKTSYRNLFETGGTVFGSGEGSGVLLGTYGQVNWSRPREWLVEAGLRLDTYLPDPGETIRELAPRVAIKRFFSNGDIALKLATGRYTQFVHSLRDEELPLGLDIWVTSGQRAPHVVSDQVQLGLEGYIDEEWYWSVEAYVRSFNGVVVFNPADDPNDELDDILAGEGLSYGTDFMVRKGTGDVTGWVALSLLRAERTFADILSPFPSPPDITYSPIFDRRMDLDVVLRYPLPRGWTGGLRWNVGTGTPYTRAVGSYAYYSPQFVQRDGRLDWAGASDATDGFGGYAVVLEDRNSSRYPTYHRLDVSFRRDFPKSWGTLTPYLNLVNIYNQRNVLFYFFEYDRVPPTRSGISMFPIFPTFGFEVHF from the coding sequence GTGCAGATAGATAGGTGGATCTCCGCGATTCTTGTTGCGGCGGCACTCGCGGCGACGAGCGCACAGGTGCTCGAAGCCCAGGTCGGCACCGTGCAGGGTAGGGTGCGAGACGAGGAGGGCTCTGCGGTTTATGGGGTCACGATTCGCATCATGTCCGGTGGAACGACACTGGTTGCTGCAGACACGGACCGTCTGGGCCAGTTCAGGTTCGAATTCGACCGGTCGGGGATCTACCGGCTCCTAGTGCAGGGACTCGGCTATGCGGAACTCGACGAGACCGTGACACTCGCCGCGGGCGAGACGATCGAGCTTGATCTGCGCGTGAATCGGCAGGCCATCGCGATGGAGGGTATTTCCGTAGAGGCCGAGCGGAGCCGGGAGCGTGTCCGCTTTGAAGAGGTCGGCGGGGCGACGGTGCGGGAAATCGATCTCGCGGACCTCCGGTCGTTGCCGGGCGTGATCGAGGCGGACCCTATTCGGGCGGTAGAGGTGCTCCCGGGCGTGGTCTCCACGTCGGACTTTTCGGCGTCCTACCACGTTCGGGGAGGATCGGCTGATCAGAACCTGATTCTGCTCGATGGCGTGCCGATCTTCAGTCCGTTTCACCTGGGTGGCTTCTTTTCTGTCTTTAACGCGGACATGCTGGATCGGGCCGAACTCCAGTCCGGTGGTTTCGCAGCGGAGCACGGTGGTCGGGTCTCTTCGGTGCTCCAGATTGAGAGTGACGCGGGAGATGGGGAGACAAAGATCGACGCGGGAATTTCTCTCCTCGCCACGCGGATCGCGGTGGGAGGACGCCTCCCCGATGGTGTCGCGAATGCGCTCGGAATGGCCAACCTGAAATGGCGTGCCTCAGGGCGCCGATCGTACTTCGACGTGCTCTTGAAGCCGGCCTTCGAATTTCCGTATCACCTCACTGATGCTCAGACCGTGATGGAAGGATGGACCCACGCTGGCGACCGAGTGATGCTGACCGGGTATACCGGGGCCGACGTTTTGGATCTCACGCGATTCGACCCAGAGGACTTCCCACTCCGCATCGATTGGGACTGGGGCAACGATGCGGCGGGCGTACGCTGGACCCGGGCCAGGCGCGGTGGAGGTTCGTTGGACGTTCGAGCGAATTTCAGTCGATACGGTACAGGTCTGAATTTTCCTGACTTTGGGGACACGCAGTTCTCCAGTCACATCCAACAGGCTCAGGCTCGCGTTGATCTCGACACTCGCCCCAGCGCGAAGCTCGGCCTCAAAGTCGGTGCCGCGCTCGAGAAGACGTCGTACCGGAACCTCTTTGAAACCGGGGGCACGGTCTTTGGGAGCGGCGAGGGTTCTGGCGTGCTTCTGGGTACATACGGACAGGTGAACTGGAGTCGTCCGAGGGAGTGGCTTGTCGAGGCAGGACTCCGCCTCGACACGTACCTGCCGGACCCGGGCGAGACCATTCGAGAGTTGGCGCCGCGTGTGGCGATCAAGCGTTTCTTCTCCAACGGGGACATCGCCCTGAAGTTGGCGACTGGGCGCTACACACAGTTCGTGCATTCGCTTCGCGACGAAGAGCTGCCTCTTGGGTTGGACATTTGGGTGACCTCCGGACAACGAGCGCCGCACGTCGTGTCGGACCAGGTCCAGCTTGGCCTCGAAGGATATATCGATGAAGAGTGGTACTGGTCCGTCGAGGCTTACGTGCGCTCTTTCAACGGGGTTGTCGTATTCAATCCGGCGGACGACCCGAACGACGAATTGGACGATATTCTCGCTGGAGAGGGGCTGTCCTACGGCACGGACTTCATGGTCCGTAAGGGGACTGGGGACGTAACCGGCTGGGTCGCACTCTCGTTACTCAGGGCCGAAAGAACATTTGCGGATATCCTGTCGCCGTTCCCGTCGCCGCCGGATATCACGTACTCCCCCATCTTCGATCGTCGCATGGACTTGGATGTCGTTCTGCGATATCCGCTTCCTAGGGGGTGGACCGGGGGGCTGCGCTGGAACGTTGGCACGGGTACGCCGTACACGCGGGCGGTTGGCTCGTATGCGTACTACTCGCCGCAATTCGTACAAAGAGATGGCCGGCTCGACTGGGCCGGCGCGAGTGACGCGACGGACGGGTTCGGCGGGTACGCAGTCGTGCTCGAGGATCGCAACTCCTCTCGTTATCCCACCTATCACCGCCTCGACGTGAGCTTCCGCCGAGACTTCCCGAAGTCGTGGGGCACGCTCACTCCTTACCTCAACCTCGTGAACATCTACAACCAACGGAACGTCCTCTTTTACTTTTTCGAGTACGACCGAGTCCCCCCCACAAGATCTGGAATTTCGATGTTTCCAATCTTTCCCACGTTCGGCTTTGAGGTGCACTTCTGA
- a CDS encoding peptide MFS transporter, producing the protein MGSQPSEGTFFGHPRGLATLFFTEMWERFSYYGMRALLTLFMTAATTNVITKGDGSIIENGGLGLDVATAGAIYGMYTALVYILALPGGWVADNLWGQRKAVWVGGWIIALGHFTMAVPNTRMFFLGLVFIIIGTGLLKPNVSTVVGELYPEGGARRDAGFSVFYMGINLGAFFGPLVTGFLGEGYHWHWGFGAAGVGMVLGLIQYRMGAGYLGDAGLLKSTDAPEVIKAREKKFFMTFFSVVAGIAGFAFLVSNGTIPLSLTQIAQYLGYSVLILVAGYFVYVWTAGGHTVEENKKMGVIFWLFILIAIFWSGFEQAGTSLNIFARDLTDRNIMGWLMPASFLQSVNAMFIIILAPLFGSLWIALEKIQKNPSIPLKAGMGLLGLAMGFFVLAWGAANASPDNLVSPAWLVVTYFLHTVGELCISPIGLSAITKLSPVNRVGQMMGIWFVGAALGNLFAGLIGGSLVDLEAAALFRTVAMIIGSAGIVALIAAPQVRKLMGNLR; encoded by the coding sequence ATGGGATCACAGCCTTCTGAGGGGACCTTCTTCGGGCACCCTCGGGGCCTGGCGACGCTCTTCTTCACGGAGATGTGGGAGCGCTTCTCGTACTACGGTATGCGCGCGCTCCTGACGCTCTTCATGACGGCCGCGACCACCAACGTCATCACGAAGGGTGACGGCTCGATCATCGAGAATGGTGGATTGGGCCTAGACGTCGCGACGGCGGGTGCCATCTACGGCATGTATACCGCGCTCGTGTACATCTTGGCGCTGCCCGGCGGGTGGGTCGCTGACAACCTCTGGGGCCAAAGAAAGGCGGTCTGGGTCGGTGGTTGGATCATCGCCCTCGGTCACTTCACGATGGCCGTACCGAACACGAGGATGTTCTTCCTGGGCCTAGTCTTCATCATCATCGGGACGGGCCTACTCAAGCCGAACGTCAGCACGGTGGTCGGTGAGTTGTATCCGGAGGGAGGGGCGAGGCGTGACGCCGGCTTCTCCGTCTTCTATATGGGCATCAACCTCGGCGCCTTCTTCGGACCGCTCGTGACTGGATTCCTCGGTGAGGGCTACCACTGGCACTGGGGCTTCGGAGCCGCCGGAGTCGGTATGGTGCTCGGGCTGATTCAGTATCGGATGGGCGCGGGATATCTCGGGGATGCGGGTCTGCTTAAATCGACTGATGCACCTGAGGTGATCAAGGCTCGTGAGAAGAAATTCTTCATGACCTTCTTCAGCGTCGTCGCTGGAATTGCCGGGTTCGCCTTCTTGGTGTCGAACGGGACGATTCCGCTCTCTCTGACCCAGATCGCACAATATCTGGGATACAGCGTGCTGATCTTGGTGGCAGGCTACTTCGTCTACGTGTGGACGGCTGGGGGGCACACGGTCGAAGAGAACAAGAAGATGGGGGTCATTTTCTGGCTCTTTATTCTCATCGCGATCTTCTGGTCGGGCTTCGAACAAGCCGGAACCTCGCTCAACATCTTCGCCCGAGATCTCACGGATCGGAACATCATGGGCTGGCTCATGCCGGCTTCGTTCCTACAGTCCGTGAACGCGATGTTCATCATCATTCTCGCGCCCCTGTTCGGCAGTCTTTGGATCGCGCTCGAGAAGATACAGAAGAACCCGTCCATTCCATTGAAGGCTGGAATGGGACTTCTGGGCCTGGCCATGGGCTTCTTCGTGTTGGCCTGGGGTGCTGCGAACGCATCGCCAGACAACCTCGTGAGCCCGGCTTGGCTCGTCGTGACGTACTTCCTGCACACGGTGGGTGAGCTATGCATCTCGCCAATCGGACTGTCGGCGATTACGAAGCTGTCTCCGGTGAACCGGGTCGGTCAGATGATGGGTATCTGGTTCGTCGGCGCGGCTCTAGGCAACCTCTTCGCTGGGCTGATCGGTGGTTCGCTGGTCGATCTCGAAGCGGCTGCGCTCTTCCGGACTGTGGCCATGATCATCGGCTCTGCTGGGATCGTCGCGCTCATTGCGGCACCTCAGGTCAGGAAGCTGATGGGGAACCTGCGGTAG
- a CDS encoding sulfatase, with the protein MSPAATIATTCLIALGTCSCTPADPPPLNVVLIVIDDLGWMDSGTYGSTFYETPNIDRLASEGVRFTDFYTASSVCSPTRASLMTGKHPARLDLTNWIGGEQSGLLDQAEYIRELPLSEVTVGEAFQAAGYQTGYVGKWHLGGAEFLPDAQGFDYMFAVNEAGQPGAYFPPYENPNYAVTNVPDLDGDPEGTYLTDRLTDVTIDFLTEHQEEPFFFVLSHYAVHTPLQAKPEVTARYADKAEDLGPVTEADYEAEREAETKLRQDHPTYAAMIESTDQSVGRILDALDDLELWERTIVMFVSDNGGLSTLMRRSPTQATSNLPLRAGKGWLYEGGIRAPLIVRTPGVPAGGLVSDHPASSTDLYPTLLALAGLPARPEQHVDGVSLAAALTAGEAARDTLYWHFPHYHGSGNRPGGAIRAGNFKLVEWFEDGSVELYDLATDLSEDHDLATERPEDTQRLQDRLHAWRAKVGANMPTARN; encoded by the coding sequence ATGAGTCCAGCAGCGACAATCGCAACGACCTGTCTGATAGCGCTCGGCACCTGCTCGTGCACACCCGCGGATCCCCCGCCCCTCAACGTCGTCCTTATCGTCATCGACGATCTGGGCTGGATGGACAGTGGCACCTACGGAAGCACGTTCTACGAAACCCCCAACATCGACCGGCTCGCATCAGAAGGCGTGCGCTTCACGGACTTCTACACGGCCAGTTCAGTGTGCTCGCCCACGCGTGCCAGCCTAATGACGGGCAAACACCCCGCCCGACTGGACCTGACAAATTGGATCGGCGGCGAACAGAGCGGCCTCCTCGACCAAGCCGAGTACATCCGGGAACTGCCGCTCTCTGAGGTCACCGTAGGCGAGGCATTCCAAGCCGCCGGATACCAGACCGGCTACGTCGGGAAGTGGCATCTAGGAGGCGCTGAGTTCCTCCCAGATGCGCAGGGCTTCGATTACATGTTCGCGGTCAACGAAGCCGGCCAGCCTGGCGCGTACTTTCCGCCCTACGAGAATCCGAATTACGCCGTCACGAACGTGCCGGACCTCGACGGCGACCCCGAGGGCACGTACCTGACGGATCGCCTCACCGACGTGACGATCGACTTCCTCACCGAGCACCAGGAAGAACCGTTCTTCTTCGTTCTTTCGCACTACGCGGTGCACACCCCGCTTCAGGCGAAGCCTGAGGTGACCGCACGATACGCGGACAAGGCCGAAGACCTGGGACCCGTCACCGAGGCCGATTACGAGGCGGAACGGGAAGCGGAGACGAAACTCCGCCAAGACCACCCCACCTATGCCGCCATGATCGAGAGCACCGACCAGAGCGTGGGCCGCATCCTGGATGCGCTCGATGACCTCGAATTGTGGGAACGCACGATCGTGATGTTCGTGTCCGACAACGGCGGACTCTCGACGCTCATGCGAAGGAGTCCCACCCAGGCGACTTCAAATTTGCCCCTGCGCGCCGGAAAAGGCTGGCTCTACGAAGGTGGTATTCGAGCGCCTCTCATCGTCCGAACTCCAGGGGTGCCCGCTGGAGGCCTCGTGTCCGACCATCCGGCGTCGAGCACCGACTTGTACCCAACGTTGCTGGCGTTGGCCGGCCTGCCGGCCCGACCGGAACAACATGTCGACGGGGTCAGCCTTGCCGCCGCCCTGACCGCTGGGGAAGCAGCCCGCGACACCCTCTACTGGCACTTCCCGCACTACCACGGCTCCGGAAATCGTCCAGGCGGCGCGATACGTGCGGGTAATTTCAAACTCGTGGAGTGGTTCGAGGACGGCAGCGTAGAACTCTACGACCTAGCGACAGATCTCAGCGAAGACCACGACTTGGCCACTGAACGCCCAGAAGACACGCAGCGACTGCAGGACCGGCTCCACGCCTGGCGCGCCAAAGTCGGCGCGAACATGCCTACCGCGCGGAACTAG
- a CDS encoding DinB family protein produces MSGSIKSLSGLFATSNFMIPFVLGDLTDDDARKRSRGDSGPSIAWAIGHLMHSRIWVLNLLGIERDNPYEEAFGKGAATDGADYPPLGELREQWDAIDAEFIGALSELSEEVLDTVLEEGWHAEQTKRDQVVFFAWHEGYHMGMIGAQRKAMGYPGPAERIMAVRAESSESAEG; encoded by the coding sequence ATGTCTGGAAGTATCAAGAGCCTTAGCGGCTTATTCGCCACGAGCAACTTCATGATTCCGTTCGTCTTGGGTGACCTCACGGACGACGACGCACGCAAGCGATCTCGTGGGGACTCCGGACCGTCCATCGCTTGGGCAATCGGTCATCTGATGCACTCGCGGATTTGGGTGCTGAATCTCTTGGGGATTGAGCGCGACAACCCGTATGAGGAGGCATTTGGGAAGGGTGCGGCCACGGACGGGGCCGACTATCCCCCGCTCGGCGAACTTCGAGAGCAGTGGGACGCAATCGATGCCGAGTTCATTGGTGCTCTCTCAGAGCTGAGCGAAGAGGTGCTCGACACCGTTCTCGAGGAGGGCTGGCACGCGGAGCAGACCAAGCGGGATCAGGTTGTTTTCTTTGCCTGGCACGAGGGCTACCACATGGGCATGATCGGCGCACAAAGAAAGGCGATGGGTTATCCCGGTCCCGCTGAGCGCATCATGGCCGTGCGGGCCGAGTCATCGGAGTCGGCGGAAGGCTAG
- a CDS encoding D-cysteine desulfhydrase family protein, with protein sequence MTDPAALDRLNRWERLPLANLPTPLVPAPRLARELGDPNLDLWIKMDAETGFALGGNKVRKLEFELAASRLDGVTHLLTAGGPQSNHCRVTAAAAARLGLKCTLVLSGPEPAHPSGNALLHRLFGAEVITVEDRADRTPHMEAYAEELRSAGEHPLVVPIGASTGLGSLGYVNAMVELAKQLDGLGARPNRTVIFVPSSSCGTLAGALLGISILDRADIVLIGVSADATETELRNTTLRIAADSARELEWNGPLFVDQLECCDSEVGEGYGIPTPAAVEATHMFGKGEGVVLDPTYTSKAGSGLCAWVRNNEARPGDRVIFLHTGGHPGLLARNINY encoded by the coding sequence ATGACCGACCCGGCCGCTCTGGACCGCCTGAACCGTTGGGAACGACTCCCGCTAGCGAATCTTCCGACGCCCCTGGTGCCCGCACCTAGGCTCGCACGGGAACTGGGTGACCCCAACCTGGATCTGTGGATCAAGATGGATGCGGAAACCGGTTTCGCGCTGGGTGGAAACAAGGTGCGCAAATTAGAATTCGAACTCGCGGCTTCGCGACTCGATGGGGTAACCCACCTGCTGACGGCGGGCGGACCTCAATCGAACCACTGTCGGGTGACTGCGGCTGCCGCGGCACGCCTGGGGTTGAAGTGCACACTTGTCCTGAGCGGTCCGGAACCCGCACACCCGAGCGGAAACGCCCTGCTCCATCGACTCTTCGGCGCCGAAGTGATCACGGTGGAGGACCGCGCAGATCGCACACCACACATGGAGGCGTACGCGGAGGAGCTTCGCAGTGCTGGCGAGCATCCACTGGTCGTACCCATCGGGGCTTCCACCGGTTTGGGTTCTCTGGGCTACGTCAATGCCATGGTCGAGCTCGCCAAACAGCTCGACGGCCTCGGCGCACGCCCTAACCGAACAGTGATCTTCGTGCCAAGCTCTTCATGCGGCACACTCGCGGGGGCCCTCCTGGGGATCTCTATCCTGGACCGGGCCGACATTGTGTTGATCGGAGTCAGCGCCGACGCGACTGAAACAGAGCTTCGAAACACTACGCTTCGCATCGCAGCGGATAGCGCCCGGGAACTGGAGTGGAACGGACCACTTTTCGTCGACCAACTCGAGTGCTGTGACTCGGAGGTCGGGGAGGGATACGGGATCCCCACCCCCGCAGCGGTCGAGGCGACCCATATGTTCGGCAAAGGCGAAGGCGTGGTGCTTGATCCGACCTACACTTCCAAGGCTGGATCGGGTTTGTGTGCCTGGGTTCGCAACAACGAGGCACGCCCAGGTGACCGAGTGATCTTCCTCCACACCGGCGGGCATCCCGGGCTGTTAGCCCGAAACATCAACTACTGA
- a CDS encoding beta-N-acetylhexosaminidase: MRLLLSFLVLGLATVLTTGCDEAPAEAPHSIIPLPTALAWTPADTFLVSESTLVVFDAGDQDGQAIGHFLADLIGNNPDTRPAVVADTSSAVGASGSIRLTRTDADQELGAEGYELSVTAGNVTVRAPEAAGLFYGVQTLRHLLPPLVEYAGAFPQPLWVPGVEISDAPRFVWRGLMLDVARHFLDADDVKRFIDLAALYKVNRLHLHLSDDQGWRVEIPGWPRLTEYGGQTEVGGGAGGFYTIEQYEEIVRYAVDRFVMVVPEIDMPGHTNAALASYAELNCDGVAPELFIGTAVGFSTVCVDRESTYDFLDDVIREISARTPGEYFHVGGDEVQRLTEDEYAAFINRVQGIVGSYGKKMVGWDEVALADLVAGSAVQLWRPSWPYPGVERDSAAEGRSAAFEAGILAAVEAGAGVILSPSNRVYLDLKYDSSTALGLTWAGIPNVRDAYDWRVTELFPSLPSDGVLGIEAPLWSETVTNLRDFEYMAFPRLAGVAELGWSAESAIEWDEYRLRLGAQSARWTALGLNFFRSPLVPWQVGPPNR, from the coding sequence ATGCGACTTCTCCTTTCGTTCTTGGTTCTTGGCCTGGCCACGGTCCTTACTACGGGTTGTGACGAAGCCCCGGCTGAGGCGCCGCATTCGATCATTCCGCTGCCGACCGCTTTGGCATGGACGCCCGCCGACACGTTCCTGGTGTCAGAGTCGACGTTGGTGGTTTTCGATGCGGGCGATCAAGACGGTCAGGCGATTGGACACTTCCTAGCCGACCTCATCGGAAACAATCCCGACACACGTCCGGCGGTGGTCGCGGACACGTCTTCTGCGGTCGGAGCCTCCGGGTCGATCCGCCTGACCCGTACCGATGCTGACCAGGAATTGGGCGCCGAGGGCTACGAGTTGTCGGTAACCGCTGGGAACGTGACGGTCCGGGCACCGGAGGCCGCCGGGCTCTTCTACGGCGTGCAGACGCTACGACACCTGCTGCCCCCTCTCGTGGAATATGCGGGCGCGTTCCCACAGCCTCTGTGGGTTCCCGGTGTTGAGATCTCCGACGCTCCACGGTTCGTGTGGCGCGGGCTTATGCTCGACGTCGCGAGACACTTCCTTGATGCGGACGACGTAAAGCGTTTCATCGACTTGGCTGCACTCTACAAGGTGAATCGACTCCACCTCCACCTGTCTGACGACCAGGGATGGCGCGTCGAGATTCCCGGCTGGCCGAGGCTCACCGAGTATGGTGGCCAGACCGAGGTCGGGGGAGGGGCCGGTGGCTTTTACACCATTGAGCAGTACGAAGAGATCGTTCGCTATGCCGTGGACCGCTTCGTCATGGTCGTTCCCGAGATCGATATGCCCGGCCACACGAACGCTGCGCTGGCGTCGTATGCTGAACTGAACTGTGATGGTGTCGCTCCGGAGTTGTTCATCGGCACCGCGGTCGGCTTCAGCACCGTCTGCGTGGACCGCGAGTCCACGTATGACTTCCTCGACGATGTGATCCGCGAGATCAGCGCACGTACGCCCGGAGAGTACTTCCACGTGGGCGGAGATGAAGTCCAGCGACTGACCGAGGACGAGTACGCTGCGTTCATCAACCGAGTGCAGGGTATCGTCGGCTCGTACGGGAAGAAGATGGTCGGCTGGGACGAAGTCGCCCTCGCGGACCTGGTCGCAGGCTCCGCTGTGCAACTATGGAGGCCGAGTTGGCCCTATCCGGGAGTAGAACGGGACTCCGCTGCGGAAGGGCGATCTGCGGCTTTCGAGGCCGGGATTCTTGCCGCAGTGGAGGCTGGCGCGGGCGTCATTCTGTCACCGTCGAATCGCGTCTACCTTGATCTCAAGTACGATTCGTCGACTGCGCTCGGACTTACGTGGGCCGGTATCCCGAACGTGCGCGACGCCTATGACTGGCGTGTCACCGAGCTCTTTCCCTCGCTCCCATCTGACGGGGTTTTAGGGATCGAGGCCCCGCTCTGGTCCGAGACGGTCACGAACCTCAGGGATTTCGAGTACATGGCGTTCCCCCGCCTCGCGGGGGTAGCGGAGTTGGGTTGGTCGGCTGAATCTGCGATCGAGTGGGACGAGTACCGTCTGAGACTCGGCGCACAGTCCGCGAGATGGACTGCGTTAGGCCTCAATTTCTTCAGGTCACCGCTCGTGCCGTGGCAGGTGGGGCCGCCCAACCGCTAG
- a CDS encoding GGDEF domain-containing protein, protein MPSNAELLGAAPLFQGLAFDDLERLGGAARLQHFDAGEAIVEIGEPGRSLFVVVSGHVQVLYPARILEVELARLGPGDFFGEMALLNDKPRSATVRSVGPVEALVLDKSEFKQLVFDRPQVALNLLEVLSVRIYQADQQIGGLSDQAIRDTLTGLLNRRAFNERMVIECDRARRYQETFSLILLDLDHFKSINDTLGHDVGDEVLSWIGRILTLHTRAADMPFRIGGEEFAIVCPATHPDLARAVSQRLVDVVREASPPIRHKLNLTMSASYATCPDDGTDMEVLYNTADQALLQAKRDGRNRVNDPIVIP, encoded by the coding sequence ATGCCCTCCAATGCGGAACTCCTTGGTGCGGCCCCCCTCTTTCAAGGTCTGGCGTTTGACGACCTAGAACGTCTGGGCGGTGCTGCACGTCTTCAGCACTTCGACGCTGGCGAAGCGATCGTCGAAATCGGTGAGCCAGGACGGTCCCTTTTTGTGGTCGTCTCCGGGCACGTCCAGGTGCTGTATCCCGCTCGGATTTTGGAGGTCGAATTGGCCCGACTCGGACCTGGAGATTTCTTCGGCGAGATGGCCCTGCTGAATGACAAACCCCGGAGTGCCACCGTTCGCTCGGTGGGCCCCGTGGAAGCACTCGTGTTGGACAAGTCCGAATTCAAACAGCTGGTCTTCGACCGCCCTCAAGTCGCGTTGAACTTGTTGGAGGTGCTCTCTGTCCGGATCTACCAAGCGGACCAACAGATCGGCGGGCTCAGCGATCAAGCGATCCGCGACACACTGACCGGCCTTCTGAACCGGCGCGCGTTCAATGAAAGGATGGTGATTGAATGTGACAGGGCACGCCGTTACCAGGAGACCTTCTCCTTGATCCTGCTCGACTTGGACCACTTCAAGTCGATCAACGACACCCTGGGACACGACGTGGGCGATGAAGTCTTGTCATGGATCGGTCGTATTCTGACCCTGCACACCCGCGCCGCGGACATGCCGTTTCGGATCGGCGGAGAAGAGTTCGCGATCGTCTGCCCGGCGACTCACCCCGATCTGGCTAGAGCGGTTAGCCAACGGTTGGTCGACGTGGTGAGGGAAGCCTCACCTCCTATCAGACACAAGCTCAACCTGACCATGTCTGCCTCCTACGCGACATGCCCGGACGACGGCACGGACATGGAAGTGCTCTACAACACCGCGGACCAGGCCCTGCTCCAGGCAAAACGGGACGGCCGCAATCGGGTAAACGACCCGATCGTCATCCCCTAG
- a CDS encoding histone deacetylase, which translates to MEKYRMLRERMSDVERIDLRVPDPASRADLERVHTPRYVSDVFSGALSREEVRRIGFPWSPELVERSCRSVGGTMAASRAALTDGVGANMAGGTHHAFAAHGEGFCVFNDVAVAVRVRQTEGTAKRFAVLDLDVHQGNGTAAIFSGDDSTFTLSVHGANNFPFRKEASDLDLELPDGCEDDEYLEATSMGIRRALEHGPDLAFYIAGADPYAEDKLGRLRVSKEGLAERDRLVLEGCAAAGVPVAVVMSGGYAATVADTVDIHEHTVRAASRVSLRRTTP; encoded by the coding sequence ATGGAAAAATATCGCATGCTGCGTGAGCGCATGTCGGATGTCGAACGGATCGATCTCCGAGTGCCAGACCCCGCCAGCCGCGCGGACCTCGAGAGAGTGCACACGCCGCGCTACGTCAGCGACGTGTTTTCCGGTGCGTTGTCGAGAGAGGAAGTGAGGCGCATCGGATTTCCGTGGTCTCCTGAACTGGTGGAACGTTCTTGCAGGTCAGTTGGGGGCACGATGGCGGCGAGCCGCGCAGCACTCACAGACGGCGTGGGAGCGAATATGGCGGGCGGAACGCACCACGCGTTCGCGGCTCACGGGGAAGGCTTCTGCGTCTTCAACGATGTGGCCGTCGCGGTTCGAGTACGACAGACGGAGGGCACGGCGAAACGCTTCGCTGTGCTGGATCTGGACGTTCACCAAGGCAACGGGACGGCTGCTATTTTTTCGGGCGACGACTCGACCTTCACACTCTCCGTCCATGGAGCCAACAACTTCCCCTTCCGGAAGGAGGCGAGTGATCTCGACCTTGAACTCCCGGACGGCTGCGAGGATGACGAATATCTCGAGGCGACCTCCATGGGAATCCGGCGAGCGCTCGAACATGGCCCCGACCTCGCCTTCTACATCGCAGGAGCAGACCCTTATGCAGAAGACAAGCTCGGTCGCCTGCGTGTTTCCAAAGAGGGATTGGCGGAGCGAGACCGTCTCGTGCTCGAGGGCTGCGCGGCCGCCGGAGTTCCCGTAGCGGTGGTCATGTCCGGAGGCTACGCGGCCACCGTGGCGGACACCGTCGACATTCACGAACACACCGTCCGGGCCGCATCCCGGGTTTCATTGAGACGAACCACACCATGA